TTTTACTCTTTTGCTTCCACATTTCGCCAAAGGATGTCCTATCTTTGCAAGATTTTGTAACAACTTGACCCGTTTTGCATAAACCAAACATCAAACTCATAAAAAGAATACTAAGAAAGATTGGACAGTGGTCATTTAGAAGTGGGCATTACTTGTGAATCACGTCTTAACATCTCTATTGTTTTATGAGGAATATTGACTATCGCAAAATAATACCGACTCTATTGACCAGACTTGTCAAGTCCCCCAAAGGGATATCCATGATAAGCGGCGACATCTctataaaataatcatttgcatgattaggttttaGGACCGAAAACTATGGACACAACAATCAGCCCGTTTTACGCGGACCAAGCTTAGGACTAGAAGTGATGGTGTTGTATGACCCATAAATCACTTTGTGCCATTAGATGTTTGATTTAGAGCTTACCCAATTCAACCCAAGGCCAACGGTAGCTTGGGAGAGCACTTATGGGCTCTCATGTGGACCATGAGCTCTTGCCTGGACTTGGATCCATCATGGGTCGGGTCTCGCACCGTACCCGAAAAATGTCCACCCGACCACCCGACCCGTATGGGGTGGAGACCGGGTAAAAGCACTGACCATTTGACCAGATCGACGCGGCATCATTCAACAGTCCAACTTGAAGTCCCGTCAAACGCGTCTGCcctgcatctctctctctctctctcttgcatctctctctccatccctctctctctctctctctcgctctcgctagCTCGCCGGGAACGGAAGAATGGACGCCGTGGATTCGGTGGTCGACCCTCTCCGGGACTTCGCCAAGGACAGCCTCTGCCTCGTCAAGCGTTGCCACAAGCCCGACCGCAAAGGTGACCGCTTCTCGTTCGCGCATTTAAAATGCATTCTTGCCCTGTCGTCTCCTGGACTTTCTTGATCGATCGGTTTCGGTTCCGTCTTTCCCCTGCAGAGTTCACCAAGGTCGCCTTTCGCACCGCCATTGGATTCGTGGTCATGGGTTTTGTTGGGTTCTTCGTGAAGCTCATCTTCATCCCCATCAACAACATCATCGTCGGGTCCGGTTAGGAGGTATTGCATGCCCTGCTTcttgttttgtgtgtgtgtgtgtgtgtgtttttcttgcttttgtagATCTCCCAATGCCCGACCCCGGCTCTTTGTTATCGGGTT
The nucleotide sequence above comes from Eucalyptus grandis isolate ANBG69807.140 chromosome 2, ASM1654582v1, whole genome shotgun sequence. Encoded proteins:
- the LOC104416847 gene encoding protein transport protein Sec61 subunit gamma: MDAVDSVVDPLRDFAKDSLCLVKRCHKPDRKEFTKVAFRTAIGFVVMGFVGFFVKLIFIPINNIIVGSG